One genomic window of Nicotiana sylvestris chromosome 10, ASM39365v2, whole genome shotgun sequence includes the following:
- the LOC104219985 gene encoding probable isoprenylcysteine alpha-carbonyl methylesterase ICMEL1 isoform X1 — MQSQNLLPISNPNSSNMIPTSSSATADTMLILVQENDDSKIEKKPLLSRTFSYTSSSSSSSNLLKQQQRRRRIASENSLCSVAVESCSQDMERAASDTFVVTKLSFTLLRYLGVGYRWIVRFLALGCYAMLLIPGFIQVGYYYFHSTQVRRGIVYGDQPRNRLDLYLPKNMNGPKPVVAFVTGGAWIIGYKAWGSLLGQQLSERDIIVACIDYRNFPQGTISDMVKDASQGISFVCNKIAEYGGDPNRIYLMGQSAGAHIASCALLEQAIKEASEDQRDSWSVSQIKAYFGLSGGYNFLNLVDHFHSRGLYRSIFLSIMEGEQGLRRYSPEVMAQDPNVQNAVSLLPPIVLFHGTADYSIPCNSSKSFADTLKALGVNAECILYEGKTHTDLFLQDPMRGGIDDMLNDLITMIHGDNSETIRANSTPRKRLVPEFMLKLARSVSPF, encoded by the exons ATGCAATCACAAAACCTTCTTCCTATTTCTAACCCCAATTCATCAAATATGATCCCAACATCATCTTCAGCTACTGCTGACACAATGTTAATTCTTGTACAAGAAAATGATGATTCTAAGATTGAGAAAAAACCCCTTTTGTCTAGAACCTTTAGTtacacttcatcttcttcttcttcttcaaatttgctTAAGCAGCAGCAAAGGAGGAGACGTATTGCAAGTGAAAACTCCCTTTGTTCAGTAGCTGTTGAAAGTTGTAGCCAAGATATGGAAAGGGCTGCTTCTGATACTTTTGTTGTTACTAAGCTTAGCTTTACCCTCTTGCGATATCTCGG GGTAGGCTACAGATGGATCGTCAGGTTTCTTGCCCTTGGCTGTTATGCTATGCTACTTATACCTGGTTTTATTCAAG TTGGCTATTACTATTTCCATTCCACTCAAGTGCGTAGAGGCATTGTTTATGGTGATCAACCGAGAAATAG ACTTGATCTATACCTTCCAAAAAACATGAACGGACCAAAGCCAGTTGTTGCATTTGTAACAGGTGGAGCATGGATCATTGG ATACAAAGCTTGGGGTTCTCTTCTAGGACAACAGTTGTCAGAAAGAGACATTATTGTGGCATGCATTGATTACAG AAATTTTCCTCAGGGAACAATTAGTGACATGGTTAAGGATGCTTCTCAAGGTATTTCCTTTGTTTGCAACAAAATTGCCGAATATGGAGGTGATCCTAACAG AATTTACTTAATGGGACAATCAGCTGGTGCGCATATCGCTTCTTGTGCCCTTTTGGAGCAGGCAATCAAGGAGGCCAGTGAGGACCAGAGAGATTCTTGGAGTGTCTCCCAAATTAAGGCGTATTTTGGTCTATCGGGCGG GTATAATTTCCTTAACCTCGTTGATCACTTTCATAGCCGAGGTTTGTACCGTTCAATTTTTCTAAG CATAATGGAGGGGGAACAAGGTCTGCGACGATACTCACCTGAAGTGATGGCACAGGACCCAAACGTTCAAAATGCTGTTTCTCTCCTTCCTCCTATTGTCCTTTTCCATGGTACTGCAGATTATTCCATTCCGTGTAATTCCAG CAAGAGTTTTGCTGATACTCTTAAAGCTCTCGGTGTCAACGCTGAATGTATCCTATATGAAGGAAAAACACATACAGATTTGTTTCTTCAG GATCCAATGAGAGGTGGAATAGACGACATGTTAAATGATCTAATTACGATGATTCATGGTGATAACTCGGAAACCATCAGAGCAAATTCGACTCCAAGAAAACGCCTTGTACCCGAGTTCATGTTGAAGTTGGCTCGAAGTGTTAGCCCTTTTTAG
- the LOC104219985 gene encoding probable isoprenylcysteine alpha-carbonyl methylesterase ICMEL1 isoform X2 produces the protein MTVGYRWIVRFLALGCYAMLLIPGFIQVGYYYFHSTQVRRGIVYGDQPRNRLDLYLPKNMNGPKPVVAFVTGGAWIIGYKAWGSLLGQQLSERDIIVACIDYRNFPQGTISDMVKDASQGISFVCNKIAEYGGDPNRIYLMGQSAGAHIASCALLEQAIKEASEDQRDSWSVSQIKAYFGLSGGYNFLNLVDHFHSRGLYRSIFLSIMEGEQGLRRYSPEVMAQDPNVQNAVSLLPPIVLFHGTADYSIPCNSSKSFADTLKALGVNAECILYEGKTHTDLFLQDPMRGGIDDMLNDLITMIHGDNSETIRANSTPRKRLVPEFMLKLARSVSPF, from the exons ATGAC GGTAGGCTACAGATGGATCGTCAGGTTTCTTGCCCTTGGCTGTTATGCTATGCTACTTATACCTGGTTTTATTCAAG TTGGCTATTACTATTTCCATTCCACTCAAGTGCGTAGAGGCATTGTTTATGGTGATCAACCGAGAAATAG ACTTGATCTATACCTTCCAAAAAACATGAACGGACCAAAGCCAGTTGTTGCATTTGTAACAGGTGGAGCATGGATCATTGG ATACAAAGCTTGGGGTTCTCTTCTAGGACAACAGTTGTCAGAAAGAGACATTATTGTGGCATGCATTGATTACAG AAATTTTCCTCAGGGAACAATTAGTGACATGGTTAAGGATGCTTCTCAAGGTATTTCCTTTGTTTGCAACAAAATTGCCGAATATGGAGGTGATCCTAACAG AATTTACTTAATGGGACAATCAGCTGGTGCGCATATCGCTTCTTGTGCCCTTTTGGAGCAGGCAATCAAGGAGGCCAGTGAGGACCAGAGAGATTCTTGGAGTGTCTCCCAAATTAAGGCGTATTTTGGTCTATCGGGCGG GTATAATTTCCTTAACCTCGTTGATCACTTTCATAGCCGAGGTTTGTACCGTTCAATTTTTCTAAG CATAATGGAGGGGGAACAAGGTCTGCGACGATACTCACCTGAAGTGATGGCACAGGACCCAAACGTTCAAAATGCTGTTTCTCTCCTTCCTCCTATTGTCCTTTTCCATGGTACTGCAGATTATTCCATTCCGTGTAATTCCAG CAAGAGTTTTGCTGATACTCTTAAAGCTCTCGGTGTCAACGCTGAATGTATCCTATATGAAGGAAAAACACATACAGATTTGTTTCTTCAG GATCCAATGAGAGGTGGAATAGACGACATGTTAAATGATCTAATTACGATGATTCATGGTGATAACTCGGAAACCATCAGAGCAAATTCGACTCCAAGAAAACGCCTTGTACCCGAGTTCATGTTGAAGTTGGCTCGAAGTGTTAGCCCTTTTTAG